A single window of Balaenoptera acutorostrata chromosome X, mBalAcu1.1, whole genome shotgun sequence DNA harbors:
- the TRPC5OS gene encoding putative uncharacterized protein TRPC5OS yields MESVLTPVLVGRIVDCIAQLTGIAEGLLQLISQGRVPREEQDDRAEQIETDVPLSEEASLPDLPELSDLESILTQREDEDLTLDTDQAMLDIDGLYEEVLFNINNDLSR; encoded by the coding sequence ATGGAGTCTGTGTTAACCCCTGTACTAGTTGGTAGAATTGTTGATTGTATAGCCCAGTTAACTGGAATAGCTGAAGGGCTTCTACAGTTGATTTCACAAGGACGAGTTCCTCGTGAAGAGCAAGATGACAGAGCAGAACAGATAGAAACAGATGTACCTCTTTCCGAAGAAGCTTCACTACCAGACCTTCCTGAACTCTCAGACTTAGAATCAATACTTACACAAAGAGAAGACGAAGACTTAACCTTGGATACAGATCAAGCTATGTTAGACATAGATGGATTATATGAAGAAGTACTCTTTAATATTAACAATGACTTAAGTAGATAA